Below is a genomic region from Candidatus Binatus sp..
CTTACCCGAATGAAGGCCGCCGGCAAGCCGCCCAAAGACGACCGCTGGAAATCGAAATACAAGGAACCCGTCGCCCCCGACACGACCGCGCTCCCGCAACTCCCCGACGGCTGGTGCTGGGCCACGGTCGATCAGATCTCGTGCGACGTACGTTACGGCACTTCAGCAAAGACGCGTGAAAAGTCGGCCGGTGTTCCCGTTTTGCGTATGGGAAACATTGTCGACGGCGAACTCGAGTTCATGAGTTTGAAATACCTTCCTGAAGACCATTCCGAATTTCCTGAACTGTTGCTCGATACCGGCGACCTGCTCTTCAACAGGACTAACAGTGCAGATCTTGTCGGCAAAACAGCGATCTTCAAGGATCAAGGGGTGCCGTTTTCATTTGCTTCGTATCTGATTCGCGTCAGACTGCTCTCCGGGTGTTTACCCGATTACGTCTCGTCATTCTTGAATTCATTCCATGGTCGCAGGTGGATCGGTTCAGTAGTGAGCCAGGTGGTAGGGCAAGCGAACGTGAACGGATCGAAACTCAAGAATTGTCTTATTCCACTGCCTCCAATTTCAGAACAGCGCCGGGTTATGTTGGAAGTCGACCGGATGTCGTCCGTGATTCGAAGTAGCGCCGTCACTTGCGATTTGGCGCTAGTACGCTTGGAACGGCTGCGCCAATCGATTCTCAAGTGGGCGTTCGAAGGGAAGCTGGTCGATCAAGATCCCAACGACGAGCCGGCGTCCGGTCTGCTCGAACATATCCGTGCCGAACGCACTTCCAGTGCCCATCCGTGAAATCCCGAAAATACACTCTTCACGAAACCGAGGCCGCCAAATGAGCAATGGAAACGGCAGCGGCCAAGTCGTCCAGAAACTCTGGAACTTCTGCAACGTGCTGCGCGACGACGGCCTCTCTTATCAAGATTATCTCGAACAACTCGTCACACTCTTGTTCCTCAAGATGGCCGATGAACGCGCTGAAATAACCGGAGCGAAGAACCCAGTCCCTGCCGGATTCAGATGGTCCGATCTGGCCGCACCCTCGATGGAAGGTGCGCTGCTCGAAGAGCATTACCGCAAGACCCTTATTGACCTCGGCAAGGCTGGCGGGATGCTCGGTATCATCTTCAGAAAGGCGCAGAACAAAATTCAGGATCCGGCCAAGCTCCGCCAGTTGATCGTCGAGTTGATCGGCAAGGAAAGCTGGTCCTCGATGTCGTCTGACGTGAAGGGCGACGCCTACGAAGGCCTGCTCGAAAAGAACGCCGAAGACACCAAGAGCGGCGCGGGGCAGTACTTCACACCGCGCGTACTGATCGATGCGCTGGTGGATTGCATCGCGCCGCGGCCCGGCGACGTGATCTGCGATCCAGCATGCGGCACCGGCGGGTTCCTGCTCTCCGCGTATCATTACCTGGCGACGCACTACGATCTTGATCTCGACCAGAAGCGCCATCTGCGTTACGACGCGCTGCGCGGGGTCGAACTGGTGGACGGCGTGACGCGGCTGTGTGCGATGAACATGCTGCTGCATGGCATCGGACCCGACGACGACGAGCATGAGCCGCCGGTCCGCACGGACGACGCGCTGCGCAACGAACCAGGCGATCACTTCGAGGTCGTGATTACCAATCCGCCCTTCGGCAAAAAATCCAGCATCACGGTGGTCAACGAGGAGGGCGAGACCGACAAGCAATCGGTTTCATACAGCCGGCCGGATTTCTGGACCACCACCAGCAACAAGCAGCTCAACTTCCTACAGCATGTGAAGAGCCTGCTGAAGATTAATGGACGGGCGACCGTAGTCGTGCCGGACAACGTGCTGTTCGAGGGCGGCGCGGGCGAGACCGTCCGGCGCAAGCTGGTGAATGAATGCGAGCTGCACACGGTGCTGCGGCTCCCGACCGGCATCTTTTACGCGCAGGGAGTCAAGGCGAACGTATTGTTCTTCGACCGGCGCCCGGCGAGCGAAACGCCGTGGACGAAGACGGTATGGTTCTATGATCTCCGGACCAATATTCATTTCACGCTGAAGCAGAACCGGCTCACGCGCGCAGATCTCGACGAATTCGTCGCGTGCTTCAACCCCTCCAATCGCCACGAGCGCAAGCCGACCTGGTCGGAGAAGAATCCGGACGGCCGATGGCGCCCGTTCACCTACGACGAGATCATCGCTCGCGACAAAGCCAGCCTTGATATTTTTTGGCTCCGCGACGAGAGCCTTGAAGACTCGGCGAGCCTGCCCGATCCGCACATCCTGGCCGCGGAGATCGCGGAAGACCTCCGCTCCGCCCTCGAAGAAATCGAAGACCTGCTTAGCGATTTGCAAGAAAGAGCGCGTGAAGAATGAACAAGAGAGCCATCACGCATGTCCCGCGCGATCAAACTCGCTGCGTTTCACGACGCCGAGAGGAATGGACGTCGCAAATTTGTCCCCATAAAGAAGCGCAAGACCGCGATTGGCAAAGACAAATCCTAAGATAGCCTTTCTCTGTCAACTGCGGGAATGGAAGACAAAAAAGAACTGCGAGATCTGACTCCAGCGCAAGCGACGAAGGGCTACACTGCAGAGCATGTCGCGGCCGGGATTCCCATACCAAAGCCCAAGAGGGTCGAGCTATTTTCGCCCGTTGAGTGGGAACAGTTCACAGAAGAATGGGCATCATCTCTCAAGGGGAACTATGTCAGAGTCGCACGTTTTGCAGGCGCAGGCGATAAAGGTCTTGATGTTGTCGGGTTTATCGCGGAGGGCACCTTTACTGGTGGATGGGAAAATTACCAATGTAAGCACTACGACCATCCTTTGTGGCCGAGCGATATTTGGGTCGAGATCGGCAAAATCGTTTACTATTCATTCAAGGGCGAATTTCCGCCGCCTCGCAAGCACTACTTCGTCGCGTCTAAGGGAATCGGTACCAGTCTGGAGAAACTCCTTTCCGATCCTCAAAAGTTGAAGGCAGAGACAAGAAAGAATTGGACGCAATCCTGTGAGCACTCAATCTCCTCGACATTCTCCGTCCCTCTTGTGAGTGATTTGAACGACTATTTCGATGCTTTCAATTTTCGCATTTTCGGCGCGAAATCAGTAGTCGAGTTAATTGAGGAGCATTCGCAAACACCCTTTCACTCAGTGCGTTTTGGCGGCGGATTGCCGGCGAGACCCGCACCGGCAATGCCGCCCGCCGAGATCGCTCCGATTGAGAGTCGGTACATTCAGCAGCTGTTCGAAGCCTATGGAGAACACTTGGGAAGCGCGCTAAAGGATGTGTCGGAACTCGACGCCAAACCCTATCTCCGACAGGATTTCTTGCGACAGCGCGAACGATTTTATCACGCTGAGTCATTGCGGAATTTCGCCCGAGACACTGTTCCGGACGGGACATTCGAGACGTTACAGGATGAGGTCCACCAGGGTGTCGTCGATACATGCGCGTTCAATCACCACCACGGTCTAGACCGCATGCATGCGACAGTGTCCCAGGCAGCGACAATATCGATATCGTCCAGTCCACTCTCGAGTGTCGTAAAGATTCAGGACAAGCAGGGAATTTGTCATCAGCTCGCGAATGCTGACCGATTGACGTGGGTGGTCCGCAATGGCGATGACTAGGACAGCGAACCCATTCAACAGCCCATTGGAGACCGGCGTGAGGGCGCTGACGATCCTAACGGCTGTCTATCCGAAATTACTCGACCTCCAGCGGCTTGTGGATTTCGATTATCTCGTAGTCCATTCCGGAGATGCAGGAGGGCCAAACAGTCTTCACGCGCCATTGCCTCTGCGGCCCGGCGAGCTTCTCGTACGCCGAGAGCTGATCGAGAAAGGTCTTCGTCTCATGATGAGCCGCGGTCTGATTCGTCGTGCTGTATCCGTGGAAGGCATCCAGTACCAGGCCTCGGACACGGCGAGCCCGTTTTTGAAAGCGCTGACATCTAACTACATCAAAAGGCTCAAGGAACGCGCCGCGTGGCTCAACGACCAGTTCGGCAACGCCACCGATAGCGAAATACGCGAAATGATCGAGCGATTCTTCAAGGAATGGACCACGCAATTTCAGCCAACGGAAGGAAAACCGGGGAGCAGAT
It encodes:
- a CDS encoding ABC-three component system protein, which gives rise to MEDKKELRDLTPAQATKGYTAEHVAAGIPIPKPKRVELFSPVEWEQFTEEWASSLKGNYVRVARFAGAGDKGLDVVGFIAEGTFTGGWENYQCKHYDHPLWPSDIWVEIGKIVYYSFKGEFPPPRKHYFVASKGIGTSLEKLLSDPQKLKAETRKNWTQSCEHSISSTFSVPLVSDLNDYFDAFNFRIFGAKSVVELIEEHSQTPFHSVRFGGGLPARPAPAMPPAEIAPIESRYIQQLFEAYGEHLGSALKDVSELDAKPYLRQDFLRQRERFYHAESLRNFARDTVPDGTFETLQDEVHQGVVDTCAFNHHHGLDRMHATVSQAATISISSSPLSSVVKIQDKQGICHQLANADRLTWVVRNGDD
- a CDS encoding class I SAM-dependent DNA methyltransferase; this encodes MSNGNGSGQVVQKLWNFCNVLRDDGLSYQDYLEQLVTLLFLKMADERAEITGAKNPVPAGFRWSDLAAPSMEGALLEEHYRKTLIDLGKAGGMLGIIFRKAQNKIQDPAKLRQLIVELIGKESWSSMSSDVKGDAYEGLLEKNAEDTKSGAGQYFTPRVLIDALVDCIAPRPGDVICDPACGTGGFLLSAYHYLATHYDLDLDQKRHLRYDALRGVELVDGVTRLCAMNMLLHGIGPDDDEHEPPVRTDDALRNEPGDHFEVVITNPPFGKKSSITVVNEEGETDKQSVSYSRPDFWTTTSNKQLNFLQHVKSLLKINGRATVVVPDNVLFEGGAGETVRRKLVNECELHTVLRLPTGIFYAQGVKANVLFFDRRPASETPWTKTVWFYDLRTNIHFTLKQNRLTRADLDEFVACFNPSNRHERKPTWSEKNPDGRWRPFTYDEIIARDKASLDIFWLRDESLEDSASLPDPHILAAEIAEDLRSALEEIEDLLSDLQERAREE
- a CDS encoding restriction endonuclease subunit S, whose amino-acid sequence is MSEETPRWPLPQWWVWTTMSEVAEIVGGSTPSTDVPENFASSGIPWITPADLSGYKAKLISRGSRDISDKGLASSSTRLMPAGTVLFSSRAPIGYVAIAANPVTTNQGFKSFLLSQGVLAEYAYYWLIRAKSLLSEFASGTTFLEISGKRAQQIPIPIAPRGEQRRIIGAIESLLPKLDAAVAALERVRANLKRCRASVLKAAVEGRLVPTEAELARKEGRDFEHASVLLDRILVERRRRWEETELTRMKAAGKPPKDDRWKSKYKEPVAPDTTALPQLPDGWCWATVDQISCDVRYGTSAKTREKSAGVPVLRMGNIVDGELEFMSLKYLPEDHSEFPELLLDTGDLLFNRTNSADLVGKTAIFKDQGVPFSFASYLIRVRLLSGCLPDYVSSFLNSFHGRRWIGSVVSQVVGQANVNGSKLKNCLIPLPPISEQRRVMLEVDRMSSVIRSSAVTCDLALVRLERLRQSILKWAFEGKLVDQDPNDEPASGLLEHIRAERTSSAHP
- a CDS encoding ABC-three component system middle component 2 — protein: MRALTILTAVYPKLLDLQRLVDFDYLVVHSGDAGGPNSLHAPLPLRPGELLVRRELIEKGLRLMMSRGLIRRAVSVEGIQYQASDTASPFLKALTSNYIKRLKERAAWLNDQFGNATDSEIREMIERFFKEWTTQFQPTEGKPGSR